In Tubulanus polymorphus chromosome 2, tnTubPoly1.2, whole genome shotgun sequence, a single window of DNA contains:
- the LOC141900820 gene encoding uncharacterized protein LOC141900820 has protein sequence MEGALSTFHRALTRSSRTLSKIPIIPLHTLQRAWNGLMHLLDFDWARKFLCVWCGKHPQVIVCDGVDLGFRKDFLKSIQLMNFHNAGTRISGTQDRVFVPDNKARKLLSQYAWGPKVSSKTHVEPRSPLPLTPEEKQDLILQISKYEHLNPLKNIVSASNSLNCKSSETKFLQAISANGPACALLQTNDLDRVIDMLDHALSEITETFDSKNSEILNQLLIDAPILIEFISQSLSDGNLYNDYIDLIRELLKKIQACFKCNKDYIYTPAPYENLFKSLSFFPSLPKHHSDAAYVMDDKKDNDMCRDDACNKMSKRHRVLTPGIFTVFCPHGICYGFQAMESHESPRFPFSIFKTRFTRPPSMIVHDNACKLHQYALNREPEFFKNTIFCVDRMHWVNHTGCCAGYKLDTYCSNVDLSNINSQLNEKANSGLIRLKSQLAYMKPENFVRHVALFLVLKNQDKNVKL, from the exons ATGGAAGGTGCCCTCTCAACATTCCACAG agCTTTGACAAGATCATCACGAACGCTTTCCAAGATTCCTATTATTCCTCTCCATACGCTTCAGCGTGCATGGAATGGTCTGATGCATCTGCTAGATTTTGATTGGGCTAGAAAATTCCTATGCGTTTGGTGTGGAAAACATCCTCAG GTTATTGTTTGCGACGGTGTTGATTTGGGTTTTAGAAAAGATTTTCTCAAGTCGATAcagttgatgaattttcataacGCAGGCACGAGGATTTCAGGCACACAAGATAGAGTGTTTGTACCAGACAACAAAGCGAGAAAATTACTTTCACAATATGCCTGGGGGCCGAAGGTTTCGTCGAAAACTCACGTAGAACCAAGATCTCCTTTACCACTGACACCAGAAGAAAAGCAGGATTTAATTCTGCAAATCAGCAAATATGAACACCTTAACCCGCTCAAAAATATAGTGTCCGCTTCAAACTCATTAAATTGTAAATCATCCGAGACAAAATTCCTTCAAGCAATCAGTGCCAACGGTCCAGCATGTGCTCTTCTACAGACCAATGATTTGGATCGCGTCATAGATATGTTGGATCACGCGCTGTCCGAGATAACTGAAACATTTGATAGTAAGAATTCAGAGATACTTAATCAGCTACTGATAGATGCACCTATACTGATTGAGTTTATCAGTCAGAGTTTATCAGATGGTAACCTGTATAATGACTACATTGATTTGATAAGAGAACTTCTGAAGAAAATACAAGCTTGTTTTAAG TGCAACAAGGATTATATATACACACCAGCTCCATACGAAAATCTTTTCAAgagtttgtcatttttccCGAGTTTACCTAAACACCACAG TGATGCAGCATATGTAATGGATGATAAGAAGGATAATGACATGTGCCGGGATGATGCCTGTAATAAGATGTCAAAACGCCACAGGGTTCTTACACCAGGGATTTTTACTGTGTTTTGTCCGCATGGAATCTGCTATGGATTTCAG GCCATGGAGTCTCATGAATCGCCACGAtttccattttcaatatttaagaCAAGATTCACCAGGCCACCGTCTATGATCGTGCATGATAATGCATGCAAGCTGCATCAATATGCTCTTAATAG AGAACCAGAATTTTTCAAGAACACTATATTTTGTGTGGACAGAATGCATTGGGTAAATCATACAGG GTGTTGTGCTGGCTATAAACTAGACACTTACTGCAGCAATGTGGATCTTTCCAATATTAATTCACAACTGAATGAAAAAGCTAATTCGGGACTTATTCGCCTGAAAAGTCAACTTGCTTACATGAAGCCAGAAAACTTTGTTCGGCATGTAGCACTATTTCTGGTCCTTAAAAATCAGGATAAAAATGTAaagttgtaa